One segment of Gemmatimonadaceae bacterium DNA contains the following:
- the ald gene encoding alanine dehydrogenase, whose amino-acid sequence MLIGVPKEIKTNENRIALVPAGAEALVAAGHDVLVETGAGEGSGFPDDMYTAVGARIAPDAATVWAKADMIMKVKEPIAKEWKHIRKGQCIFTYFHFAADEKLTRAHIDSGAVCIAYETVELPSRELPLLTPMSEVAGRMAVQEGAKYLEKLYGGRGVLLGGVPGVPPAKVVILGGGIVGINAAKMAAGMGAKVTVLDLSLERLRYLSDVMPANVILIYSNRHNILEQISTADLVVGAVLIPGAVAPRLIRREDLKLMQPGSVIVDVAIDQGGCVETIKATTHENPTYVVDGVIHYGVANMPGGVPRTSTLALTNATFPYAMQLANKGWKKALRESVPLQRGLNIVEGQVTYPGVAEAFGLPLALVDKFLS is encoded by the coding sequence ATGCTCATCGGCGTCCCCAAAGAGATCAAGACAAACGAGAACAGAATCGCGCTGGTCCCCGCCGGCGCGGAAGCGCTGGTGGCTGCGGGACACGACGTGCTGGTCGAGACGGGCGCGGGTGAGGGCAGCGGCTTTCCGGACGACATGTACACCGCAGTCGGCGCGCGCATCGCCCCCGACGCCGCGACCGTGTGGGCGAAGGCCGACATGATCATGAAGGTGAAGGAGCCGATCGCGAAGGAATGGAAGCACATACGGAAGGGGCAGTGCATCTTCACGTACTTCCATTTCGCGGCCGACGAGAAGCTGACGCGCGCGCACATCGACAGCGGCGCGGTCTGCATCGCGTACGAGACCGTCGAGCTGCCGTCGCGCGAGCTGCCGCTGCTCACGCCGATGTCCGAGGTCGCGGGGCGGATGGCGGTGCAGGAGGGCGCGAAGTATCTGGAGAAGCTATACGGCGGCCGCGGCGTGCTGCTCGGCGGAGTGCCCGGCGTGCCGCCGGCCAAGGTCGTCATCCTCGGCGGCGGAATCGTCGGCATCAATGCGGCGAAGATGGCCGCGGGGATGGGGGCGAAGGTAACGGTGCTCGATCTCTCGCTCGAGCGTTTGCGGTACCTGTCCGACGTGATGCCCGCCAACGTGATCCTCATCTACTCGAACCGGCACAACATCCTGGAGCAGATATCGACCGCCGATCTCGTGGTCGGCGCGGTGCTGATTCCCGGTGCCGTCGCGCCGAGGCTGATCCGGCGCGAGGATCTCAAGCTCATGCAGCCCGGCTCGGTCATCGTAGACGTCGCGATCGACCAGGGCGGCTGCGTCGAGACCATCAAGGCGACGACGCACGAGAACCCCACGTACGTCGTGGACGGAGTCATCCACTACGGCGTCGCGAACATGCCGGGCGGGGTGCCCCGCACGTCCACGCTGGCGCTCACGAACGCCACGTTCCCGTACGCGATGCAGCTCGCCAACAAGGGCTGGAAGAAAGCCCTGCGCGAGAGCGTGCCGTTACAGCGCGGGCTCAACATCGTCGAAGGCCAGGTGACCTACCCGGGTGTCGCAGAGGCATTCGGCCTGCCCCTGGCGCTGGTGGACAAGTTTCTCTCGTAG
- a CDS encoding rod shape-determining protein gives MRWPFIKPGSLFPANAIAVDLGTANTLIYVKGQGIVLNEPSVVALDRETKKIKGVGLEAKRMLGRTPEGIIAVRPMKDGVIADFDVTEKMLRYFLTLIIENHVFKVKPRVIVCVPSGITEVEKRAVRDSALGAGAKEVFMVAEPMAAAIGVGLPVDTPTGNMVIDIGGGTTEIAVIALSGIVSDTSIRTGGDEMDMAIVQFMRKNYNLLIGDSTAEQVKIQIGSAAPVGDEREMDVKGRDLVSGIPKTVRVTSAEIREAVQEPIQQIVEAVRRALEITPPELAADIVDRGIVMTGGGALIKGLDILLSQETNLPIHVDEDPLTCVVRGTGRILEDEDKYWSVLDT, from the coding sequence ATGCGCTGGCCATTCATCAAGCCCGGTTCGCTTTTCCCCGCCAACGCGATCGCGGTCGATCTCGGCACGGCAAACACGCTGATCTACGTGAAAGGTCAGGGCATCGTGCTCAACGAGCCCTCGGTCGTCGCGCTGGATCGCGAGACCAAGAAGATCAAGGGCGTCGGACTCGAAGCGAAGCGCATGCTCGGCCGCACGCCCGAAGGCATCATCGCAGTGCGCCCGATGAAGGACGGCGTCATCGCCGACTTCGACGTGACCGAGAAGATGCTGCGCTACTTCCTCACGCTCATCATCGAGAACCACGTCTTCAAGGTGAAGCCGCGCGTGATCGTGTGCGTGCCGTCGGGAATCACCGAAGTGGAGAAGCGCGCAGTGCGCGACTCCGCGCTCGGCGCCGGCGCGAAGGAAGTGTTCATGGTCGCCGAGCCGATGGCCGCGGCGATCGGCGTCGGACTTCCGGTCGACACGCCGACCGGCAACATGGTGATCGACATCGGCGGCGGGACGACCGAGATCGCCGTCATCGCGCTCTCCGGAATCGTGAGCGACACGTCGATCCGAACCGGCGGCGACGAGATGGACATGGCGATCGTGCAGTTCATGCGGAAGAACTACAATCTCCTGATCGGTGATTCCACGGCCGAGCAGGTGAAGATCCAGATCGGCTCGGCCGCGCCGGTCGGCGACGAGCGCGAGATGGACGTGAAGGGCCGCGATCTGGTGTCCGGCATTCCGAAGACGGTCCGCGTCACGTCCGCCGAGATCCGCGAGGCGGTGCAGGAGCCGATTCAGCAGATCGTGGAGGCGGTGCGGCGCGCGCTCGAGATCACGCCGCCCGAGCTCGCGGCCGACATCGTGGATCGCGGCATCGTGATGACCGGTGGCGGCGCGCTGATCAAGGGACTCGACATCCTGCTGAGCCAGGAGACGAACCTGCCCATACACGTGGACGAGGATCCGCTGACGTGCGTCGTTCGCGGCACGGGGCGCATCCTCGAAGACGAAGACAAGTACTGGTCGGTTCTGGACACCTGA
- the mreC gene encoding rod shape-determining protein MreC: protein MAVSRPIRGSSRLDQIIVGTCVLLSLLALVLPATVREPVASALRQGILAPLIMLQERAELSRRAFMLHEERIEARDSVTIKALSVAALQSENERLRQIIGLGARVKWGFVPAEALHGRGVRDAYSVVLSAGSNAGVRRLSPVVAPEGLVGTVERVDPTMSHAILWTHPDFRVSAMSEDGTTFGIVQAHLGAGPNRFLMEMRGVSFRTELKPGMLIVSAGLGGTYPRGIPIGTVMSELRTPESWARTYIVRPAVSPSDVNSVMILRPDRVAEGVEGVWQQGGPMEAALRAILAAGDSIARAAAMQEAAARRAAIAAMRTDSLRAAGVAGPPPAQTQPQPQTTRPPVTQPQPTQPVTPTPVEPQQPPPQRDSVVRLGPPVTGRRDTTPAPVPRQPGR from the coding sequence ATGGCGGTATCGCGACCGATCCGTGGGAGCTCGCGTCTCGACCAGATAATCGTCGGTACGTGCGTCCTCCTCTCACTGCTGGCGCTGGTGCTGCCGGCCACCGTACGGGAGCCGGTTGCGTCGGCGCTGCGGCAGGGTATTCTCGCCCCGCTGATAATGCTGCAGGAGCGGGCCGAGCTGAGCCGCCGCGCGTTCATGCTGCACGAGGAGCGCATCGAGGCGCGCGACAGCGTCACGATCAAGGCGCTGAGCGTCGCGGCCCTGCAATCCGAGAACGAGCGGCTGCGCCAGATCATCGGTCTCGGCGCCCGCGTTAAGTGGGGATTCGTCCCGGCGGAGGCGCTGCACGGGCGCGGCGTCCGCGACGCGTACAGCGTGGTCCTGAGCGCGGGCTCGAACGCGGGCGTGCGCCGCCTCAGTCCGGTGGTCGCGCCCGAAGGGCTCGTCGGCACGGTCGAGCGCGTGGATCCCACGATGAGCCATGCGATCCTGTGGACGCACCCCGACTTCCGCGTGAGCGCGATGTCCGAGGACGGGACCACGTTCGGCATCGTCCAGGCGCACCTCGGCGCGGGCCCCAACCGGTTCCTGATGGAGATGCGCGGAGTCTCGTTCCGCACCGAGCTGAAGCCGGGGATGCTGATCGTGAGCGCCGGGCTGGGCGGCACTTACCCGCGCGGGATTCCCATCGGCACCGTGATGTCCGAGCTGAGGACACCGGAGTCGTGGGCGAGAACGTACATCGTGCGGCCGGCGGTGTCGCCCAGCGACGTGAACTCGGTGATGATTCTCCGCCCGGACCGCGTGGCGGAGGGTGTCGAGGGAGTCTGGCAGCAGGGCGGTCCCATGGAAGCGGCGCTGCGCGCGATCCTGGCCGCGGGAGATTCGATCGCGAGGGCGGCTGCCATGCAGGAAGCCGCGGCGAGACGCGCCGCTATCGCCGCGATGCGCACCGATTCGCTGCGAGCGGCGGGAGTGGCGGGGCCACCGCCCGCCCAGACGCAGCCGCAGCCGCAGACGACGCGGCCGCCAGTCACTCAGCCGCAGCCCACGCAGCCGGTAACCCCGACTCCCGTGGAGCCGCAGCAGCCACCGCCGCAGCGCGACAGCGTCGTCCGGCTCGGTCCGCCGGTCACCGGACGGCGCGATACGACGCCGGCGCCGGTGCCGCGCCAGCCCGGGCGCTGA
- the mreD gene encoding rod shape-determining protein MreD, translating to MRFVPLLRGLASFALLVVLHYTLRPLLGWRAPMDFLLIALLLVAVRVRPGMAAVIGFAIGFVSDSLTPAALGAGAVAMTLVGYGASWLKAVFFADNIALNAFFFFLGKWAFDVMYFLAERRVGGIELVQQLILWSPLSAAVTALAGVVLLVVMRPLVEPSTA from the coding sequence GTGCGCTTCGTTCCGCTCCTCCGCGGACTCGCGAGCTTCGCGCTGCTGGTGGTGCTGCACTACACCCTGCGGCCGCTCCTCGGCTGGCGCGCACCGATGGATTTTCTGCTCATCGCGCTGCTGCTGGTGGCGGTGCGCGTGCGTCCGGGAATGGCCGCCGTGATCGGCTTCGCCATCGGCTTCGTCTCGGATTCGCTCACGCCGGCGGCATTGGGAGCCGGCGCGGTCGCGATGACGCTGGTGGGGTACGGGGCGAGCTGGCTCAAGGCGGTGTTCTTCGCCGACAACATCGCGCTGAACGCGTTCTTCTTCTTTCTCGGCAAGTGGGCGTTCGACGTCATGTACTTCCTGGCTGAGCGCCGCGTGGGCGGAATCGAGCTGGTCCAGCAATTGATACTCTGGTCGCCGCTCTCGGCCGCGGTCACCGCGCTGGCCGGAGTCGTGCTGCTGGTTGTGATGCGTCCCCTAGTCGAGCCGTCCACCGCATGA